A window of Haliscomenobacter hydrossis DSM 1100 contains these coding sequences:
- a CDS encoding NAD-dependent epimerase/dehydratase family protein — MQVLVTGANGFIGCHLCQALHDKGYAVKALVRTTSDLRSLAKLEVDICYGDILQAETLEKAAQGCDFLFHVAGVFAYSGTPAHELINEAKRGIIHVLEAASKARVKRVILTSSSVTLGADAKKNIRDELSTDTLDDATAYVMAKKMQESTAVEYAAQLGLDLVTVHPTLTVGGNDYGLTESNHAIVSYLQDPFKTTWIGGCNMVAVSDVAAGHILLAEKGKSGERYILGSENLEWAEVHKLISQLCGLPGPYLKAYHTSAYLGSIFHEALGFLTQQRPASTREQARMVGNYYWYSHEKAARLGYKPIPTKAALVKAISWLVASTHIPASVRASLQLSKEVFEYRALHP, encoded by the coding sequence ATGCAAGTTCTCGTCACGGGCGCAAACGGATTTATTGGATGTCATCTTTGTCAAGCATTGCACGACAAAGGTTACGCTGTTAAAGCCCTGGTACGTACGACTTCTGATTTGCGCAGCCTGGCCAAACTTGAGGTGGACATTTGTTATGGGGATATCCTGCAAGCTGAAACCCTGGAAAAGGCTGCGCAGGGCTGTGATTTTCTATTTCATGTGGCCGGCGTATTTGCCTATTCCGGCACCCCTGCCCATGAGCTCATCAACGAGGCCAAACGAGGCATCATCCATGTACTGGAGGCGGCTTCCAAAGCCCGGGTCAAGCGGGTGATCCTTACTTCATCTTCCGTCACCCTGGGCGCTGACGCCAAAAAAAACATCCGCGACGAGTTGTCTACCGACACCCTGGACGACGCCACCGCGTACGTGATGGCCAAAAAAATGCAGGAATCAACCGCTGTTGAATACGCCGCCCAATTGGGTCTGGATCTCGTTACCGTACACCCTACCCTCACGGTGGGGGGCAATGATTACGGCCTCACGGAAAGCAATCACGCCATCGTCAGTTACCTCCAAGATCCCTTTAAAACCACCTGGATTGGTGGCTGCAACATGGTGGCCGTAAGCGATGTGGCTGCGGGGCATATCCTGCTGGCCGAAAAAGGCAAAAGTGGGGAACGTTATATCCTCGGCAGCGAAAATTTGGAGTGGGCCGAAGTACATAAACTAATTTCTCAACTTTGTGGCCTGCCGGGACCCTACCTCAAGGCCTACCACACCTCGGCTTATTTGGGGTCCATCTTCCACGAGGCCCTGGGATTTTTGACCCAACAAAGGCCCGCCTCTACCCGGGAGCAAGCCCGGATGGTGGGCAATTATTATTGGTACAGCCATGAAAAAGCCGCTCGACTCGGGTACAAACCCATCCCGACAAAAGCAGCATTGGTCAAAGCCATTTCCTGGCTGGTTGCATCAACACATATTCCTGCTTCGGTAAGGGCAAGCCTGCAATTGTCGAAGGAAGTTTTTGAATACCGCGCGCTTCATCCATAA
- a CDS encoding DUF362 domain-containing protein has protein sequence MIERSDITPSVGICTAHSGDVAVKSVLGETLVQANFIETIERERQSLKLEKADFRILIHPDFELFDYRGNTGTDPQVVEALIDLLQEQGYPNVVLANAENDTALWLENRDVLSLADLGGYRFTTDRGHPYDVLNLSESLDDGGFPAGSILAGTSLSTHWQSAHFRIIFCKNKTDEEQAYALGLHNLLASLPLRAKTFHYQHRLKKEEVALDLYLHSKIHFTIVDAWQSNHGYLGNTQSNPLATHTFIASADLLLADWIAALKMGLDPYLSNVNATVFRQVGLPVKYTIKGDLSPYPGWKNVPIHLRESAQKRNQSPLAQRFAKVCIQAVNTELFPFKNIFDQQLNSIFSTRLQHLDQNPAAYWGLIVINNALANLESFRKGWQIMFDKDRLNRIDSRLNINLEQISFSTFEEIEDYILPLQTILQHTPTDRNGLRRRYIDGSVIFEYVRIIPVPYDDFIKKVDICQAVQMMYDNIGGTRVTVTRDEQGRVIHQAERDIYLPQPNWMVLFGGKHIDVDKIERIKYDPDQQHNYWRSMYSANQSADYDDGLVSFARDPGGVRIVIVARQKFALPLFWQVFNLDYLADVKETLVSDAYNQFFSRTIANFEAAYEGRFPFIGKTLDQTFGEENVVGLPSEAEQLKDLFLMLVNLYKNWINQANALPGFSEIAADEHGFRHFVAAKTGNTSQDAAARFVGELMTAIGKDIQLLNPK, from the coding sequence ATGATTGAACGCAGCGACATCACTCCTTCGGTCGGTATTTGCACTGCGCACAGCGGGGATGTTGCGGTCAAATCTGTGTTGGGTGAAACCCTGGTGCAGGCCAATTTTATTGAAACCATTGAACGGGAAAGGCAAAGCCTCAAACTTGAAAAAGCAGATTTTCGGATCCTCATTCATCCGGATTTTGAACTGTTCGACTACCGGGGCAATACTGGTACAGACCCCCAAGTTGTTGAAGCATTGATCGATTTGTTACAGGAGCAAGGTTATCCCAATGTGGTGCTTGCGAATGCCGAAAACGATACGGCACTTTGGTTGGAAAACCGCGACGTGTTGTCCTTAGCCGACCTGGGCGGATACCGCTTCACGACCGATCGAGGGCACCCGTATGATGTCTTAAATTTGAGTGAATCCCTCGACGATGGCGGTTTTCCCGCAGGGAGTATTTTGGCGGGGACTTCCTTGTCCACGCATTGGCAAAGCGCTCATTTTCGCATCATTTTTTGTAAAAATAAAACCGACGAGGAACAAGCTTACGCCCTGGGATTGCACAACCTCCTGGCCAGTTTGCCCCTGCGGGCCAAAACATTCCACTACCAGCATCGGCTGAAAAAAGAAGAAGTGGCTCTGGACCTTTACCTGCACAGCAAAATCCATTTCACAATCGTAGACGCCTGGCAGAGCAACCACGGCTATCTGGGCAACACCCAAAGTAATCCCTTAGCTACCCATACCTTCATAGCCTCCGCAGATTTGTTGTTGGCGGATTGGATTGCGGCTTTAAAAATGGGGCTTGACCCCTATTTGTCGAACGTAAATGCCACTGTTTTTCGACAAGTTGGTTTGCCCGTAAAGTATACCATCAAAGGAGATTTATCGCCTTACCCGGGTTGGAAAAACGTGCCCATCCACCTGCGGGAATCCGCCCAAAAGCGCAACCAGTCCCCCCTGGCTCAAAGGTTTGCCAAAGTATGTATCCAAGCAGTCAATACAGAGCTGTTTCCCTTTAAAAACATCTTCGACCAGCAGTTGAACAGCATTTTTTCAACCCGTTTGCAACACCTCGATCAAAACCCCGCCGCGTATTGGGGTTTGATTGTGATCAACAATGCGCTGGCCAACCTCGAAAGTTTCCGTAAAGGATGGCAAATCATGTTTGACAAAGATCGTTTGAACCGGATCGATTCCCGTTTGAACATCAACCTGGAGCAAATCAGTTTTTCCACTTTTGAAGAAATTGAAGATTACATCCTCCCCCTACAGACGATCCTGCAACATACGCCGACCGACCGAAATGGCTTGCGCCGGAGGTACATCGACGGCTCGGTCATATTTGAATACGTCCGCATCATTCCGGTTCCTTACGATGATTTCATCAAAAAGGTCGACATCTGTCAAGCCGTTCAAATGATGTACGACAACATTGGCGGGACCAGAGTCACCGTAACCAGGGATGAACAGGGTCGCGTAATTCATCAAGCTGAGCGAGACATTTACCTGCCCCAGCCCAACTGGATGGTCCTGTTTGGAGGCAAACACATTGATGTGGATAAAATTGAACGCATCAAATATGACCCTGATCAGCAGCACAATTACTGGCGCTCGATGTACAGTGCCAATCAATCGGCAGATTATGATGATGGGTTGGTTTCCTTTGCCCGTGATCCCGGTGGCGTGCGGATCGTCATCGTGGCCCGCCAAAAGTTTGCGCTCCCACTTTTTTGGCAAGTGTTCAACCTCGACTATTTAGCGGACGTAAAAGAAACCCTGGTTTCGGATGCTTACAACCAGTTTTTTTCCCGAACCATCGCCAATTTTGAAGCGGCTTACGAAGGTCGTTTCCCTTTTATTGGCAAAACCTTGGACCAAACATTCGGGGAAGAAAATGTAGTCGGATTGCCCAGCGAGGCGGAACAACTCAAGGACTTGTTTTTAATGCTGGTCAATCTTTACAAAAACTGGATCAATCAGGCCAATGCACTCCCCGGTTTTTCTGAAATAGCCGCGGATGAACACGGTTTTCGGCATTTCGTTGCGGCAAAAACCGGGAATACCAGCCAGGATGCGGCCGCGCGTTTTGTGGGTGAATTGATGACGGCCATTGGCAAAGACATTCAATTGTTGAATCCCAAATAA